The following proteins come from a genomic window of Lolium rigidum isolate FL_2022 chromosome 5, APGP_CSIRO_Lrig_0.1, whole genome shotgun sequence:
- the LOC124652919 gene encoding probable NAD(P)H dehydrogenase subunit CRR3, chloroplastic: protein MVMAWHLAAACAPRLAVVASSASGDPVRRIRRRVRGSPPRKTPTPAPTQPSVAEVRRAIGADNDPSASGKDKQSGFMKILASTPIGQPESDAERRIREAAEWVVDNTEARAQQGQKSVLVLCMKIFPLWFFLMLIALGVIKLPFDIPGLDMENLLM from the exons ATGGTGATGGCGTGGCAcctcgccgccgcctgcgccccgcgcctcgccgtcgtcgcctcctccgcctccggggACCCCGTCCGCCGTATCCGGCGCCGCGTTAGGGGGTCACCTCCCAGGAAGACTCCCACGCCGGCTCCAACCCAGCCGTCCGTCGCGGAGGTGCGGCGCGCCATCGGCGCCGACAACGACCCGTCCGCCTCCGGGAAGGATAAGCAGTCCGGTTTCATGAAGATCCTCGCCTCCACGCCGATCGGGCAGCCGGAGAGCGACGCCGAGCGCCGAATCCGCGAGgccgccgagtgggtcgtcgacaACACAGAGGCGCGTGCACAGCAAG GGCAAAAGTCTGTCTTGGTGCTTTGTATGAAGATCTTTCCTCTGTGGTTCTTCCTCATGCTTATTGCCCTTGGAGTTATAAAGTTACCGTTTGATATTCCTGGTCTGGATATGGAGAATCTACTAATGTAA
- the LOC124651150 gene encoding small polypeptide ROTUNDIFOLIA LIKE 2-like — MKIGGQGRLNRAFREKRARFYIFRRCVVMLLRWSD; from the coding sequence ATGAAGATTGGAGGCCAAGGGAGGCTCAACAGAGCTTTCAGGGAGAAGAGGGCTAGGTTCTACATCTTCCGCCGCTGCGTCGTCATGTTGCTTCGATGGAGTGACTGA